The Desulfuromonas acetoxidans DSM 684 genome contains a region encoding:
- a CDS encoding HlyC/CorC family transporter has translation MTEDQWYRLATMGVLFIMSAFFSGSETALLAIDRLRVKYLVEKKRRGAQELEKLLDNPEWLLGGILVGNNLVNIALSVFATTFFVELYGDYGDLLTILVLTPLLLIVSEVCPKTYAARRAEQVSFRVLRPIRGILWVLSPVIWLVTGLSSLVTRLFKVDSSASILSADEIKTMIAIGAKSGTLAGEQRRMLDGVFELSQLRVRDLMIPRTEVKGVEVDAPFQDLLDEVKRSTHSRFPVYKDTLDNIMGVIHSKDVLRFVDCPHNFNMREVMRRPYFVPEAKQVEALLLAFRRRRIHLAVVLDEYGGVEGIVTLEDVLEEIVGEIRDEYDQEESGITPITPQRFLVEGGVGLRQVNRHVGLHLSEEDATTLAGLMLRCLGQIPQEGDQCVIGDVTLIARKVDQRRIDQIELCLPAAEK, from the coding sequence ATGACGGAAGACCAGTGGTACCGCCTGGCAACGATGGGCGTGTTGTTTATTATGTCGGCATTTTTTTCTGGGTCGGAGACCGCGCTTCTGGCGATTGATCGGTTGCGGGTTAAATACCTGGTAGAAAAAAAACGCCGCGGTGCCCAGGAGTTGGAGAAGCTCCTCGACAATCCCGAATGGTTGTTGGGTGGCATTCTGGTGGGGAATAACCTGGTCAATATCGCCTTGTCGGTATTTGCTACCACTTTTTTTGTGGAACTCTATGGGGATTATGGCGATCTGTTGACCATCCTTGTGCTCACCCCGCTGTTGCTGATTGTTTCCGAGGTGTGTCCAAAAACCTATGCTGCCCGCCGTGCCGAACAGGTGTCGTTTCGTGTGTTGCGGCCTATTCGAGGGATTTTGTGGGTTCTGTCGCCGGTGATCTGGTTGGTCACTGGTCTGTCCAGTCTGGTCACGCGACTGTTCAAGGTAGATTCTTCAGCCAGTATCCTGTCGGCCGATGAGATTAAAACCATGATTGCCATCGGTGCTAAGTCTGGCACTCTGGCTGGTGAACAACGGCGCATGCTCGACGGTGTGTTTGAGTTGTCGCAATTGCGGGTGCGCGATCTGATGATTCCACGCACTGAAGTGAAGGGGGTCGAGGTGGATGCCCCGTTTCAGGACTTGCTCGACGAAGTCAAACGATCGACTCATTCGCGCTTTCCCGTCTATAAGGACACCCTCGACAACATTATGGGGGTGATTCACTCCAAGGATGTGTTGCGCTTTGTTGACTGTCCGCACAACTTCAATATGCGCGAGGTGATGCGTCGTCCCTACTTTGTCCCCGAAGCCAAGCAGGTCGAAGCTTTATTGCTGGCGTTTCGCCGCCGTCGCATTCATCTGGCCGTGGTGCTGGACGAATATGGCGGCGTGGAGGGGATTGTGACTCTGGAGGATGTTCTTGAAGAGATCGTCGGCGAGATCCGTGATGAGTATGATCAGGAAGAATCCGGCATCACCCCGATCACACCGCAGCGTTTTCTGGTGGAAGGTGGTGTCGGTCTGCGTCAGGTTAATCGTCATGTCGGACTGCATTTGTCGGAAGAGGATGCTACAACTCTGGCCGGTCTGATGCTGCGTTGTCTTGGTCAAATTCCCCAAGAGGGCGATCAGTGTGTCATCGGTGACGTAACCTTAATTGCCAGGAAGGTGGATCAGCGACGGATTGATCAAATTGAACTCTGTTTGCCTGCTGCGGAGAAGTGA
- a CDS encoding NAD(+) synthase: protein MNKTQIARFGYFRLAVASVEHRIADLEFNAEQITSAALRAKKQGCHCVVFPELSLTGYGCGDLFFQSILLERTRQVLGDLKKMTRHEQMILIVGAPIAQGGRLFNCAVVISGGEILGVVPKNFLPNTQEFYEERWFSAAADRTADEISLCGAMVPFGDDLLFRQKELPGCVLGVEICEDGWVANPPSGQMAVAGATVLVNLSASPEILGKQDYRRQLVQSQSARCLAAYAYASAGPGESSTDLVFSGHSLIAENGQLLAETERFSFATQLAIGDVDIDRLYNERHKNNSFAASSAQNAYRKIEFNCAEHAHTPLHRPLPCHPFVPANLNERDQRCEEIFALQTTALAKRLNHIGVRNVVIGISGGLDSTLALLVTVKAFEKLDLDPQGITAVTMPGFGTTTRTRGNAESLIDLLGAQCRIISIDAAVRQHFADIGHDESVHNITYENSQARERTQLLMDIANQVGGIVIGTGDLSELALGWCTYNADHMSMYGVNCGVPKTLVRYLVSWCAQASFCGETRRVLEDICATPVSPELLPPDEAGEISQVTEDHVGPYELHDFYLFQVVRHQFAPRKVFFLARQAFAERYDDATLLKWLQVFFRRFFSQQFKRSCLPDGPKVGSVALSPRGDWRMPSDACVQLWLDELEGLHVG, encoded by the coding sequence ATGAACAAAACACAGATTGCCCGTTTTGGCTATTTTCGACTGGCCGTGGCGTCGGTTGAGCACCGTATCGCCGACCTCGAATTTAATGCTGAACAGATTACATCAGCGGCATTGCGCGCCAAAAAACAGGGCTGCCATTGCGTGGTTTTCCCTGAATTGAGTTTGACCGGTTACGGTTGTGGTGACCTGTTTTTTCAGTCCATTTTGCTTGAGCGCACCCGCCAGGTGTTGGGCGATCTGAAAAAGATGACCCGCCATGAGCAGATGATCCTCATTGTCGGAGCGCCCATTGCTCAAGGGGGCCGACTGTTCAATTGTGCTGTGGTGATCAGTGGTGGCGAGATCCTCGGCGTGGTGCCGAAAAACTTTCTGCCCAACACCCAGGAATTTTATGAGGAGCGCTGGTTTTCTGCGGCGGCTGATCGCACTGCCGATGAGATCTCTTTGTGTGGTGCGATGGTGCCGTTTGGCGATGATCTGCTGTTTCGCCAGAAGGAGTTGCCGGGCTGTGTTCTTGGTGTCGAAATCTGTGAAGACGGCTGGGTGGCTAATCCCCCCAGTGGCCAGATGGCGGTGGCCGGAGCCACGGTTTTGGTCAATCTATCGGCCAGTCCGGAAATTCTTGGCAAGCAGGATTATCGGCGGCAACTGGTGCAGTCACAATCGGCCCGGTGCCTGGCGGCCTATGCCTATGCTTCGGCTGGACCCGGCGAATCGAGCACCGATCTGGTGTTTTCCGGTCATTCGTTGATTGCTGAGAACGGCCAACTGCTGGCAGAAACCGAACGTTTCAGTTTTGCCACGCAATTGGCGATTGGTGATGTGGATATTGACCGACTGTACAATGAGCGCCATAAGAATAACAGTTTTGCCGCCAGTTCCGCCCAGAACGCGTATCGCAAGATTGAATTCAATTGCGCAGAGCATGCACATACGCCGTTGCACCGGCCGTTGCCGTGCCATCCGTTTGTGCCGGCCAATCTGAATGAACGCGATCAGCGCTGTGAAGAGATCTTTGCTCTGCAGACAACGGCGTTGGCTAAGCGGCTTAACCATATCGGTGTTCGCAATGTGGTGATCGGAATTTCCGGTGGCCTGGACTCAACCCTGGCCTTGCTGGTCACGGTCAAAGCCTTTGAAAAGCTTGATCTTGACCCTCAAGGGATTACGGCGGTCACCATGCCCGGTTTTGGCACGACAACGCGCACCCGGGGTAATGCTGAGTCGCTGATTGACCTGTTGGGGGCCCAGTGTCGGATTATCTCCATTGATGCGGCAGTGCGTCAGCACTTCGCCGATATTGGCCACGATGAGTCGGTCCACAACATCACCTATGAAAACAGCCAGGCGCGGGAACGCACTCAGTTGCTGATGGATATCGCCAATCAGGTGGGTGGTATTGTTATCGGTACTGGGGATCTGTCGGAGTTGGCCTTGGGTTGGTGCACCTATAATGCTGACCATATGTCCATGTATGGGGTGAACTGCGGGGTGCCGAAAACCCTGGTGCGTTACCTGGTGTCTTGGTGTGCGCAGGCCAGCTTTTGCGGTGAAACCCGTCGCGTGCTTGAAGATATCTGTGCAACGCCGGTGTCGCCGGAATTGCTACCGCCGGATGAAGCCGGGGAGATCAGTCAGGTGACTGAGGATCATGTCGGCCCATATGAGTTGCACGATTTTTACCTGTTCCAGGTGGTGCGCCATCAGTTCGCACCGCGTAAGGTGTTCTTCCTTGCCCGCCAGGCCTTTGCTGAGCGCTACGACGATGCGACATTGCTGAAGTGGCTGCAGGTATTTTTCCGGCGCTTCTTCTCGCAGCAGTTCAAGCGCTCCTGTTTGCCTGACGGGCCCAAGGTCGGTAGTGTCGCCTTGTCGCCACGCGGTGACTGGCGTATGCCCAGCGATGCCTGTGTGCAACTGTGGTTGGATGAATTGGAGGGCTTGCATGTCGGATAG
- a CDS encoding YraN family protein, with translation MTQQRLTLGRWGEQQAADYLRRRLYRIVTCNYRCHYGEIDLIVRRGKTLAFVEVKTRKSRCYGTPQEAVTPRKQQQIIATAQHYLTTQQPSTQTVRFDVIAINVDGDKTQINHIVDAFELH, from the coding sequence GTGACTCAGCAGCGGTTGACATTGGGCCGCTGGGGAGAACAGCAGGCCGCTGATTATTTGCGCCGCCGTCTCTACCGGATTGTTACCTGTAACTATCGCTGTCATTACGGTGAGATTGATCTGATTGTCCGACGTGGAAAAACATTGGCTTTTGTTGAGGTGAAAACCCGCAAAAGTCGCTGCTATGGAACCCCACAGGAAGCGGTGACACCACGTAAACAGCAGCAAATTATTGCCACGGCCCAGCATTATTTGACAACCCAGCAACCGTCAACGCAGACGGTGCGATTCGATGTGATTGCCATCAATGTGGATGGCGACAAAACGCAGATTAATCATATTGTTGATGCGTTTGAGCTCCATTGA
- a CDS encoding helix-hairpin-helix domain-containing protein, producing MLTQAQKDALKQLTFEHLSLQRLFTLQQQPQTITQLDDAELVEFLTIANSFYRDGQPLISDHDYDHIALAELKTRQPSHPFLHTVEPEPKFTGKTVELPARMLSTEKAYTDKELSDWLKRIHKAANEIGRDPAGLQFRITPKLDGFAAFDDGDRLYTRGDGRRGTDITRAFERGLVVANNQPRGLGAGEIVVQRSYFAANLAQDYENPRNFQASVVKEKALEPAVEQALGNQAVVFYPFSTLPYRVRRSDDLIDSVAALSRELRASLDYDMDGIVIEITDDELKTYMGATRHHHRWQIAYKQNQEKAEVKVLQVVPQTSRSGRVNPVAEVEPTRLSGALIQRATAHHYGMVRDKGIGPDAVIELTRSGEVIPKIIDVVKAVEPQIPASCPSCDTELFWDSDYLYCPNNTGCPAQISHTIEHFFRTLGNIDGFGPATIEKLYTNNIRTIDAVYGLQADQLEGMGFGPKQSENLVNELQRSRHEVIEDWRFLAAFGVFRMGGGNCERLLGHHRLEEIFELSEEQIVAIEGFAERTAEVVVKGFARIRPLFDKLQALGFNLQRTPLVSELQASGALNPIAGKLLVFTGTMTHGSRDDMKAEAKKLGAKVGASVTGKTDYLVTGDKVGASKLNAATSKGVEILTEEQYLKLIGTTISSAKEQS from the coding sequence ATGCTGACACAAGCCCAGAAAGATGCCCTGAAGCAGCTCACCTTTGAACACCTGAGCCTGCAACGCCTGTTTACCCTGCAGCAACAACCACAAACAATCACACAACTGGACGATGCTGAGCTTGTCGAGTTCCTGACCATTGCCAACAGCTTCTACCGCGATGGTCAACCATTGATCTCCGACCACGATTACGACCATATTGCCTTGGCTGAACTGAAGACGCGCCAACCAAGTCATCCGTTTCTCCACACCGTTGAACCGGAACCAAAGTTCACGGGCAAAACCGTTGAGCTTCCTGCACGCATGCTCTCGACGGAAAAAGCCTACACGGACAAGGAGTTAAGCGATTGGTTGAAACGCATCCATAAAGCGGCAAACGAGATTGGCCGCGACCCAGCGGGGCTGCAGTTTCGCATCACCCCTAAGCTGGATGGCTTTGCAGCTTTCGATGACGGTGACCGACTCTACACACGTGGCGATGGTCGCCGCGGCACCGATATCACCCGGGCGTTTGAGCGCGGCCTGGTCGTCGCCAACAATCAGCCACGTGGATTGGGCGCCGGGGAGATTGTTGTCCAGCGCAGTTATTTTGCCGCCAATCTGGCTCAGGACTATGAAAACCCACGTAACTTTCAGGCCAGTGTTGTCAAAGAAAAGGCGTTGGAGCCCGCCGTAGAACAAGCCCTTGGCAACCAGGCGGTGGTTTTCTACCCCTTTTCCACCCTGCCGTACCGTGTGCGCCGTAGTGATGATCTGATCGATTCTGTTGCCGCCCTAAGCCGAGAACTGCGCGCCAGCCTCGATTACGACATGGACGGCATCGTTATTGAGATTACCGATGACGAACTAAAAACCTACATGGGCGCCACCCGCCATCATCACCGCTGGCAGATCGCCTACAAACAGAATCAGGAAAAAGCCGAGGTCAAAGTCCTCCAGGTGGTGCCACAGACATCGCGCTCTGGGCGGGTCAACCCTGTGGCCGAAGTGGAACCGACCCGGCTCAGTGGTGCCCTGATCCAACGCGCTACCGCTCATCATTACGGCATGGTCCGTGACAAGGGGATCGGGCCCGATGCCGTCATTGAGCTAACCCGCAGCGGCGAAGTGATCCCCAAGATCATTGACGTGGTCAAGGCGGTTGAACCGCAGATCCCGGCCTCCTGCCCCAGTTGCGATACGGAGCTGTTCTGGGACAGCGACTACCTGTACTGTCCCAACAACACCGGTTGTCCGGCGCAGATCAGCCACACAATTGAGCATTTTTTCCGTACATTAGGCAACATCGACGGCTTTGGTCCGGCGACCATCGAAAAACTGTATACCAACAATATCCGCACCATCGATGCGGTGTATGGCCTACAGGCTGATCAGCTTGAAGGGATGGGCTTCGGCCCAAAACAGTCGGAAAACCTGGTCAACGAACTGCAACGCAGTCGCCATGAAGTCATAGAGGACTGGCGCTTTCTCGCTGCCTTTGGCGTCTTTCGCATGGGTGGCGGCAACTGTGAACGCCTGCTCGGCCATCATCGTCTGGAGGAGATCTTCGAACTCAGCGAGGAACAGATTGTCGCCATCGAAGGTTTTGCCGAGAGAACTGCGGAGGTGGTGGTCAAAGGGTTCGCCCGCATCCGTCCACTCTTTGACAAATTGCAGGCCCTCGGGTTCAATCTGCAGCGCACGCCTCTGGTCAGCGAGTTGCAGGCCAGTGGTGCATTGAACCCGATCGCCGGAAAACTGCTGGTTTTCACCGGCACCATGACCCACGGCAGCCGTGACGACATGAAGGCCGAAGCCAAAAAGCTTGGCGCCAAGGTGGGAGCTTCTGTGACGGGTAAAACCGACTACTTGGTCACCGGAGACAAGGTCGGCGCCAGCAAACTGAACGCCGCAACGAGTAAAGGGGTGGAAATTCTCACCGAAGAGCAGTACCTTAAACTAATCGGCACAACCATCTCTTCAGCTAAGGAGCAGTCATGA
- the mraZ gene encoding division/cell wall cluster transcriptional repressor MraZ: MSFSGTFFNNIDPKGRLSIPAKMRGLLADVYGDEELVVTRRKDALVAYPTSEWTKIKARVDAMPNGDAKDLIYRNRISPAIDCGFDRQGRIAIPPSLRSLAMFEKEIVVVGMANKIELWSQARFNEQMQESEAQLETLKAELGDLGF, translated from the coding sequence ATGAGTTTTTCCGGGACATTCTTCAACAACATCGATCCGAAAGGACGTTTGAGCATCCCCGCCAAAATGCGTGGACTGCTGGCGGACGTCTACGGCGATGAAGAGTTGGTGGTGACCCGGCGTAAAGATGCCCTGGTAGCATACCCCACATCGGAATGGACCAAAATCAAGGCTCGGGTGGATGCCATGCCCAATGGTGACGCTAAGGACCTGATTTACCGTAACCGGATCAGTCCCGCGATTGACTGTGGTTTTGACCGCCAGGGACGCATTGCCATACCGCCGTCACTGCGCAGTCTGGCCATGTTTGAAAAAGAGATCGTTGTCGTCGGCATGGCTAACAAAATCGAATTGTGGAGCCAGGCTCGCTTCAACGAACAGATGCAGGAATCTGAGGCTCAACTTGAAACCTTGAAAGCCGAACTCGGCGATCTGGGCTTCTAA
- a CDS encoding acylphosphatase, whose translation MNLIRATLRISGRVQGVGYRNFVQQSATSFALTGWARNCTDGDVEVVVEGEEGDIRHLINCCQQGPSRAQVDKVNMSLSAHTGEFGSFSIRY comes from the coding sequence ATGAATCTGATTCGCGCAACGCTACGCATTTCCGGACGGGTTCAAGGTGTGGGTTACCGCAATTTTGTCCAACAAAGCGCCACCTCTTTTGCCCTGACCGGTTGGGCTCGCAATTGCACGGATGGCGATGTCGAGGTGGTTGTTGAAGGGGAAGAAGGGGATATCCGCCACCTGATCAACTGCTGTCAGCAGGGGCCATCACGCGCCCAGGTCGATAAAGTCAACATGAGCCTGTCCGCGCACACCGGCGAATTCGGCAGCTTTTCGATTCGCTATTGA
- the rsmI gene encoding 16S rRNA (cytidine(1402)-2'-O)-methyltransferase, translating into MSDSVPFGALYVVATPIGNLEDMTFRAIRVLKDVSLIAAEDTRHSRRLCTHFGIETPLTSCFEHNEARKGDYLIQRLQRGEDIALISDAGTPAISDPGSLLVQRCCEAGIVVHPVPGASACVAALSMAGLPTDRFCFEGFLPAKQQARRQALQCFVAEQRTMVFYEAPHRLINFLGDVIEVLGEERQLVVVRELTKLHEERVGGTAREVLEYFSQGKVRGEIVVLLAPAEPQPIEESVEESLLRELRDTDQPMKVVAKQVAKLHGLSGSEVYALAVQLREKGQLDPQ; encoded by the coding sequence ATGTCGGATAGTGTACCTTTCGGGGCACTTTATGTGGTGGCAACGCCCATTGGCAATCTGGAGGATATGACTTTTCGCGCTATCCGGGTACTTAAGGACGTTTCGCTGATCGCGGCTGAGGATACCCGCCATAGTCGTCGGTTATGCACCCACTTCGGTATTGAGACCCCTTTGACCTCATGTTTTGAACATAATGAGGCACGCAAGGGGGATTATCTGATCCAACGGTTGCAGCGTGGTGAAGATATTGCTCTGATCAGTGATGCCGGAACTCCGGCGATTTCCGACCCCGGCAGTCTGTTGGTGCAGCGGTGTTGCGAGGCCGGCATTGTTGTTCATCCCGTACCGGGGGCCAGTGCCTGTGTTGCGGCTCTGTCCATGGCCGGGCTGCCGACGGATCGGTTTTGCTTCGAAGGATTTCTGCCGGCTAAGCAACAGGCGCGACGCCAGGCTTTGCAATGCTTTGTCGCAGAACAACGCACCATGGTGTTTTATGAAGCGCCGCACCGTCTGATTAACTTTCTCGGCGATGTCATTGAAGTGTTGGGTGAAGAGCGGCAACTGGTGGTGGTACGTGAGCTGACCAAATTGCATGAAGAACGGGTTGGCGGAACGGCCCGTGAGGTGCTGGAGTATTTTTCACAGGGTAAAGTGCGTGGCGAGATTGTTGTCTTGTTGGCTCCGGCTGAGCCGCAGCCCATTGAAGAGAGTGTCGAAGAGTCCTTGTTGCGTGAGTTGAGGGACACCGACCAGCCGATGAAGGTGGTAGCCAAACAGGTGGCTAAGCTGCATGGCCTCAGTGGCAGCGAGGTCTATGCGCTGGCCGTCCAGCTTAGAGAGAAGGGCCAACTCGACCCTCAATAG